The sequence CCGAATTCGCGCGCGACCGCCGGCATGTTGCGCTTCTCCACCAGGCTCGCGATCACCGCGAGGCGACGGCCGTTGAGGATCGACGCGAAGAGCGAATGCACGTCGGCGGAGGCGCCGATGCCGCCGCGCGCCCCGAGCTGCGCGCGCGCATCCTCGAACTCGCGCTCGATGCGCCGCGCGCGCAGCAGCACCAGGTTGCCATACGAGTTCAGCGCCATGCCGCGCGAGCCGCGATCGAACAGCGGCCGGCCCAGCGCGCCTTCGAGCTCGGAGATGGAGCGCGTGACGCCCGAGGCGACGCGAAACAGCTGCTCGTCCGCGGCCCTCGCGATGCTGCCGGCCGCGGCCACGGCCGAGAACGCGCGCAGGTGCCGCAGGTTGATGCCGAGCGCGCTGGCGTGCGTCCGGTCGATAACTTTGTCTCGTGGGTGCACGGGCTCTGCTTTTTTGAGGATGTTCTCTCGCCGGAGCGGCCTGCGAGATGTGGGGGAAACCCTGATCGATAAAAAAGTCTGATGGTAGGGCAACCCGAACTCACCCCACGCGGCGGCCCCGCGAACCACACTTGCCGCAAGGGCTGGCGCACTCCCTCCACGCGCCAGCAAAGCATCACCCAAGCCATTCACGGAACTGCCAATGATCATCGACTGCCACGGCCACTACACCACGGCGCCCAAGGCGCTCGAGAACTGGCGCAATCAGCAGATCGCGGGCCTGAAGGACGCCGCGCTGAAGCCGCGTGCCGCCGACCTGCGGATCAGCGACGACGAGCTGCGCGAGTCGATCGAGGGCAACCAGCTGCGCCTCATGAAGGAACGCGGCAGCGACCTGACGATCTTCAGCCCGCGTGCGAGCTTCATGGCGCATCACATCGGCGATTTCGAAACGTCTTCGACCTGGGCCGCCATCTGCAACGAGCTGTGCTTTCGCGTGAGCGAGCTGTTCCCGGACCACTTCATCGGCGCGGCCATGCTGCCGCAGTCGCCGGGCGTGGACCCGCGCAGCTGCATTCCGGAACTGGAGCGCTGCGTGCGCGAATACGGTTTCGTGGCCATCAACCTCAACCCCGATCCCTCGGGCGGGCACTGGACCTCGCCGCCGCTGTCGGACCGCCACTGGTATCCGCTCTACGAGAAGATGGTCGAGCACGACATTCCGGCCATGGTGCACGTGAGCACCAGCTGCAACGCCTGCTTCCACACCACCGGTGCGCACTACCTGAATGCCGACACCACGGCCTTCATGCAGTGCCTCACGTCGGATCTGTTCACCGACTTCCCGACGCTGCGCTTCGTGATCCCGCACGGCGGCGGCGCGGTGCCCTACCACTGGGGGCGCTTCCGCGGACTGGCGCAGGAGATGAAGAAGCCGCTGCTCAAGGACCACCTGCTGAACAACATCTTCTTCGACACCTGCGTGTACCACCAGCCGGGCATCGACCTGCTGACCCGCGTGATACCGGTCGACAACATTCTCTTCGCGAGCGAAATGATCGGCGCGGTGCGCGGCATCGACCCGGAGACCGGCTTCTTCTACGACGACACACGGCGCTACATCGACTCCGCACCCATGCTCGACGCGAAGGCGCGGCACAAGGTGTTCGAAGGCAACGCACGCCGCGTGTACCCGCGCCTGGACCGCGCACTCATCGCCAAGGGGCTCTGATCTCATGTCTGCTTCCAACACCCTCCAACAGCTCGGCGTGGTTCACCGCCAGATCGCGCGTGCGGATGCCGCCGCGGTCGAAAAGCTTTCGCGCTTCGGCGTCTCCACCGTGCACGAGGCGCTCGGCCGGCTCGGGCTGATGCAGCCGCGCATCCGCCCGATCCATCCCGACGCGCGCTTCTGCGGCCCGGCCGTCACCGTGCTGCTGCAGCCCGGCGACAACTGGATGCTGCATGTGGCGGCCGAGCAGATCCAGCCCGGCGACGTGG is a genomic window of Variovorax sp. V213 containing:
- a CDS encoding amidohydrolase family protein, encoding MIIDCHGHYTTAPKALENWRNQQIAGLKDAALKPRAADLRISDDELRESIEGNQLRLMKERGSDLTIFSPRASFMAHHIGDFETSSTWAAICNELCFRVSELFPDHFIGAAMLPQSPGVDPRSCIPELERCVREYGFVAINLNPDPSGGHWTSPPLSDRHWYPLYEKMVEHDIPAMVHVSTSCNACFHTTGAHYLNADTTAFMQCLTSDLFTDFPTLRFVIPHGGGAVPYHWGRFRGLAQEMKKPLLKDHLLNNIFFDTCVYHQPGIDLLTRVIPVDNILFASEMIGAVRGIDPETGFFYDDTRRYIDSAPMLDAKARHKVFEGNARRVYPRLDRALIAKGL